The proteins below come from a single Garra rufa chromosome 3, GarRuf1.0, whole genome shotgun sequence genomic window:
- the fhip1aa gene encoding LOW QUALITY PROTEIN: FHF complex subunit HOOK-interacting protein 1A (The sequence of the model RefSeq protein was modified relative to this genomic sequence to represent the inferred CDS: inserted 1 base in 1 codon), which translates to METELLHLLIQEFAQIGVPAGPSARCGLEAAMDAPFFCGKVRITSDLLTFSQVVKILEKHDPLRSNAGGLGGGHGLGGVGGLGSFRFGPIPGDEASAVQNYVEHMLFLLMEEDCGQNGAMGPILEFVVMENVLERLFIWSLRREFTDDMKLEQLKMYEMLVGQARQPLLHHKPVLKXLMMLLSSCSGSPSGPSSSAVEAELVLLLNQLCCVLAKDPSVLELFFHTSEDQGAANFLIFSLLIPFIHREGSVGQQARDALLLIMALSAENHVVAKHIAENTYFCPVLATGLSGLYSSLPTKLDVPSEEWHCLHREDWQQLPALVQFLNSLEFCNAVIQVAHPSIRDQLVGYIHNGFLVPVLAPALHKLTLEEVMTTTAYLDLFIRSVSEPALLHTFLSFILLHRHDNVHILDTLVSRINTPFQLGTVSLALFRTLIGLFCEDVMLQLVFKYLIPCNHMMLSQRRVLRERDCYSVSASKFLALTPSCCSPEVIPPPLRQLDSILWSKVTDGSHIGTIESKEVLSEEDDCGNSCVIGSEIYLDVSYLHYLYDAQNSISHCMRACRVWSAPYDGENPPPEEYQCSTLEEAGRTRPPITSRKNPNPMHRSGPPIKDHTATPSLMELEWDDSYDACPTQLHPEEDQETRPIPDEPPKHIQELRRTAIMIVKGSYIEESEFQNDVMVYDLVAQKDARDSGNRYHAKQEVLEGPVPDQKITNSDSSMSNGLSSPLDEMDSKKRGSQSDHKSLEGEDLMAQYEELIRTLGAQPTSPAKADYDLKSPTDLMDEEEDEIDFNSFSPETPEAEKLPSPFGTKPRSGSKGHAVPFTGPFLSVLLSRLENMPSNSLHVNLLLTGILAQLAAYPQPLLRSFLLNTNMVFQPSVRSLYQVLASVKNQIEQWSVNNKDFPELLTAAQHCLLARESSLRDSQTPQNGDWLNGSEADRIKKNPTIQPKTVVPLNKTEVYATVLFTEFLKELAAFAQEHSILSHLPTEQ; encoded by the exons ATGGAAACGGAGCTTCTCCACCTGTTGATACAGGAGTTTGCTCAAATAGGAGTGCCAGCAGGCCCgagtgctcgctgcggactcgAAGCGGCTATGGATGCTCcctttttctgcggaaaag TGCGAATAACCTCTGATCTCTTGACATTTTCTCAGGTGGTGAAGATTCTAGAGAAGCATGACCCATTGCGCAGTAACGCTGGTGGCCTGGGTGGAGGTCACGGTCTCGGTGGGGTCGGAGGACTCGGCAGCTTCCGTTTCGGTCCAATCCCTGGTGATGAGGCCAGTGCCGTGCAGAACTATGTAGAGCACATGCTCTTTCTCCTCATGGAGGAGGATTGTGGTCAAAATGGAGCAATGGGACCCATTCTGGAGTTTGTGGTGATGGAGAACGTGTTGGAGAGACTGTTTATCTGGAGCCTAAGGCGAGAATTCACAGATGATATGAAATTAGAGCAACTGAAGATGTATGAGATGCTGGTTGGACAAGCCAGGCAGCCATTACTTCATCATAAACCAGTGCTCA CTTTGATGATGCTCTTGTCATCCTGCTCCGGCTCCCCATCGGGTCCAAGCTCCTCTGCTGTGGAGGCCGAGCTTGTGCTGCTCCTGAACCAGCTGTGCTGTGTTCTAGCTAAAGACCCATCAGTCCTGGAGCTTTTTTTCCATACCAGTGAGGACCAAGGAGCTGCTAATTTCCTCATCTTTTCCCTACTCATCCCTTTCATACACAGGGAAGGGTCAGTCGGACAGCAGGCCAGAGATGCGCTTCTGCTTATCATGGCTCTTTCTGCTGAGAATCATGTTGTGGCCAAACACATTGCAGAGAACACCTACTTCTGTCCG gtTTTGGCTACAGGTCTGAGTGGACTTTACTCATCTTTGCCTACAAAGTTGGATGTACCCAGTGAGGAGTGGCACTGTCTGCACCGTGAGGACTGGCAGCAGCTACCAGCTCTTGTACAATTTCTTAATTCCTTGGAGTTCTGTAATGCTGTCATACAG GTGGCCCATCCTTCCATCAGAGACCAGCTGGTTGGCTACATTCATAATGGTTTTCTGGTACCTGTTTTAGCACCAGCATTACACAAG CTGACACTTGAAGAGGTGATGACCACAACAGCATATCTGGACCTCTTCATACGCAGTGTTTCTGAACCTGCATTGCTGCACACCTTCCTAAGCTTCATCCTGCTCCATCGGCATGACAATGTACACATTTTGGACACACTAGTCAGCCGCATCAATACTCCGTTTCAG CTTGGCACTGTATCGCTGGCCCTGTTCCGCACTCTCATTGGCTTGTTTTGTGAGGATGTCATGCTCCAGTTGGTTTTCAA GTACCTGATCCCTTGTAACCACATGATGTTGAGTCAGCGTAGAGTCCTAAGAGAAAGAGACTGTTATTCTGTATCGGCCTCCAAGTTTCTAGCCCTTACACCCTCCTGCTGTTCTCCAGAGGTCATCCCCCCTCCACTCAGACAACTGGACTCTATTCTGTGGTCAAAAGTCACTGATGGCTCCCATATAGGAACTATAG AATCAAAAGAGGTCCTCTCAGAAGAGGATGACTGTGGTAACTCCTGTGTCATTGGCTCAGAGATCTACCTGGATGTCAGCTACCTGCACTATCTGTACGATGCACAAAACAGCATCAGTCACTGTATGCGAGCATGCCGTGTGTGGTCGGCCCCTTACGATGGTGAGAACCCTCCTCCAGAAGAATACCAGTGTAGTACCTTGGAAGAAGCAGGTAGGACTCGGCCACCAATTACCAGCAGGAAAAACCCAAATCCGATGCATCGCTCTGGTCCACCCATCAAAGATCACACTGCTACTCCTAGTTTGATGGAGCTGGAGTGGGATGATAGTTACGATGCTTGTCCCACACAACTGCATCCAGAGGAAGACCAGGAGACTCGTCccatcccggacgagcccccaaaaCACATTCAAGAACTGCGGAGAACTGCTATTATGATTGTGAAGGGCTCTTACATTGAAGAGTCTGAGTTCCAGAATGATGTTATGGTCTATGACCTGGTAGCTCAGAAAGATGCTCGTGACTCTGGTAACCGCTATCATGCAAAGCAGGAGGTGTTAGAAGGACCAGTACCTGATCAAAAGATTACAAATTCAGACTCCTCAATGAGCAATGGCTTGAGCTCCCCATTAGATGAAATGGACAGTAAAAAGAGAGGGTCCCAATCAGACCACAAGTCACTGGAAGGGGAGGACCTCATGGCCCAGTATGAGGAACTCATAAGGACTCTGGGTGCACAGCCTACTAGTCCAGCAAAAGCAGACTATGATCTCAAGAGTCCTACAGACCTCATGGATGAGGAGGAAGATGAGATTGACTTTAACTCTTTCTCACCAGAGACACCAGAGGCAGAAAAGTTACCATCTCCTTTTGGGACCAAACCTCGCAGTGGGAGCAAGGGGCATGCTGTGCCTTTTACAG GGCCGTTTCTGAGTGTACTGCTGTCTCGTCTAGAAAACATGCCGAGTAATTCTCTCCATGTGAACTTGCTTCTAACTGGCATCCTGGCCCAGTTAGCTGCTTACCCACAGCCCCTGCTGCGCTCCTTCCTTCTCAACACAAACATGGTGTTCCAGCCTAGTGTCCGCTCACTATACCAG GTACTGGCCTCCGTGAAGAACCAGATAGAACAGTGGTCAGTGAATAATAAAGACTTCCCTGAGCTTCTCACAGCTGCCCAGCACTGCTTATTGGCCCGAGAGAGTTCACTAAGAG ACTCTCAGACTCCACAGAATGGAGATTGGTTGAATGGTTCTGAAGCAGACCGAATCAAGAAGAACCCGACCATCCAACCTAAAACCGTGGTTCCCTTAAACAAAACGGAGGTATACGCCACAGTTCTTTTCACAGAGTTCCTAAAAGAACTAGCAGCCTTTGCACAAGAACACTCCATACTTTCTCATCTTCCCACGGAGCAGTAG